From the Gammaproteobacteria bacterium CG11_big_fil_rev_8_21_14_0_20_46_22 genome, the window TAATTTTCTCATCGAATCACCGCCCAATTCAAAACGCTGTGCGCAGTGAATTAATCGATCCATGATCGCGTCGGCATAGGTGGCCTCACCAATTAGTTCATGCCAGCAATTGACCGGAAGTTGACTGGCGATAATGGTGGAGCCTTGTCCATGACGCGCGTCGATAATATCCAGCAAATCACTTCGTTGTTGACTGTTGAGTGTATTCATTCCCCAATCATCTAAAATAAGTACGGGCGTTGCCGTCAGTTGGTTAAGGAAGCGGTTGTAAGTACCGTCGCCATGGACTTTGAGTAATTGCCCCAATAGTCCCTTAAGTCGGTAATAGCGGACGGCTGTTCCTTGTTGGCAAAGATGGTGTCCCAGCGCGCAAGCCAGCCAGGTTTTACCGCAGCCAGTCGCGCCAGTAAACAATAAGTTTTGGTGGTGGATGAGCCAGTGCCCTTCTAATAAACTGCAGAACTGGCTTTTGTCGAGTCCTCGCTCTTTCTTATAGTCGATTTGTTCTGGGTGCGCTTTCAGGCGAAATTTAGCTTGCGTGAGTAAGCGTTCGACTTTGTGTTGTTGTCGTCGTATCAGCTCGCTACTGAGCAGGATCGAGAGGCGCTCTTCAAAGGTNNNNNNNNNNNNNNNNNNNNNNNNNNNNNNNNNNNNNNNNNNNNNNNNNNNNNNNNNNNGCAGACGTAGCTGTTGAAGTTGTTCGACTAGCATGGTGAATTCTCCTTAATGAAATTCATGGGGTTGACGTAAATTGGCGTGAGTAGTCAGTTGCTCCAGCAAGTCCAGCTGCAATTCAGTGGGCTGTTGGTCAAGGTTATTTTTGAGGATCGCTTTAATACTTTTGAAGGTTGAAGCACCCGTTTTTAATCCGCGTTCACAGGCGGCGTTGAGTCGTTCATTGTTGTAGGTTTTTACCAGCGAAAGCAGACCGGCACAGGAACGATAAGCCTGCTCAGGATGGGCTTTACTGGCGAGTTTCTGATTAACCCAATCAAGCACATGAGGGCCTGCGTTCTGGGCTCGCTGTTTAAATTTACCCGGATTCCAATCCATGTAGGCGCGGTGATGAGCCGGCATATGTTCTTTGTCGGTGCTTTGTTTTCCAGGCGTAAACAAGCGGACGTGATGAGCCACGCATTGTCCTTCGTGATAAAGACGAACCGTGCCTTCGCTAAAGTGCGCCTGCAAAGATTTTTTGACCAGCGCATAGGGAACCGAGTAATAATTACGTTCAATTTCAACGTGATAATCGAGATGAACCTTGACTGTTTTTATTTGCATGAAAATATAAGGTGAGCGCGGCAGCGACTTGAGTGCAGCCCTGTCCAGTGCTTCGAATTGGCTGGCTCTGGAGCCCGGTATTTTTTGAAACGCCTTTTGATTGAGCCTCACCAGCAAGGCACTAATTCGCTGATTTAGCTGAGCCAGAGTATAAAATACTTCGCGACGTAAGCAGGCTAAGATCCAACGCGTTACCAATAAAACGCCGCCTTCAGCTTTGGCCTTGTCTTTAGGTTTTCGCACCCGAGCTGGCATAATCGCAACACCAAAGTGGCTCGCCATTTGATGGTAGGTCGGATTGAGATCGGGCTCGTAACGACAAGCTTTCGCTACACCACTTTTGAGATTGTCGGGGATCACCAGTTCAGGAACACCGCCCATAAACTCGAAGGCACGCTTATGGCTCATACACCAGTCTTCCATCTTCTGCGACCAGGTCGCTTCGGCAAAGGTGTAATTACTGGCGCCCATCACGGCCACAAAGATT encodes:
- a CDS encoding ATP-binding protein translates to TFEERLSILLSSELIRRQQHKVERLLTQAKFRLKAHPEQIDYKKERGLDKSQFCSLLEGHWLIHHQNLLFTGATGCGKTWLACALGHHLCQQGTAVRYYRLKGLLGQLLKVHGDGTYNRFLNQLTATPVLILDDWGMNTLNSQQRSDLLDIIDARHGQGSTIIASQLPVNCWHELIGEATYADAIMDRLIHCAQRFELGGDSMRKLQKN
- a CDS encoding IS21 family transposase, translated to MPNGTISMRKLKSILQLKYGAKLPHRKIAVSLSISPSVVSTYAARAAQLGIECWPLPDDWDDVRLAREFLGTRVKCKASRAVPDWGQLHQELKGKGVTIELLWQEYAERHPNNHFSYNHFCRLYREFKPKFSLSMRQLHKAGEKLFVDYAGQTVPIVDPDTGETHKAQIFVAVMGASNYTFAEATWSQKMEDWCMSHKRAFEFMGGVPELVIPDNLKSGVAKACRYEPDLNPTYHQMASHFGVAIMPARVRKPKDKAKAEGGVLLVTRWILACLRREVFYTLAQLNQRISALLVRLNQKAFQKIPGSRASQFEALDRAALKSLPRSPYIFMQIKTVKVHLDYHVEIERNYYSVPYALVKKSLQAHFSEGTVRLYHEGQCVAHHVRLFTPGKQSTDKEHMPAHHRAYMDWNPGKFKQRAQNAGPHVLDWVNQKLASKAHPEQAYRSCAGLLSLVKTYNNERLNAACERGLKTGASTFKSIKAILKNNLDQQPTELQLDLLEQLTTHANLRQPHEFH